Proteins from one Sphingopyxis terrae subsp. terrae NBRC 15098 genomic window:
- a CDS encoding DUF418 domain-containing protein, with protein MTDRYESLDAIRGVAVMGILAMNIVAFAMPMSAYFNPAAGGAPGGADLAAWAFNFVFVDSKMRGLFSMLFGASTLLVIERAEAAGRSAAATHYARMLWLGLFGLAHFYFIWFGDILSLYAVCGLLLFLFRGLSVRALLWWAAGFLLVAMALMGSMWLSMTLLEAGQLPGTAAAEAREQMAQFNAMMGPDSPDYARDVAHYLGSYGAIAGMRFGAGALEPLTQVMLFLWESMALMLIGMALFRARMLTGEWVAARYRKWAIAAFLLSAPPLALLAWHSAATGFGTVTVFGAALVWSTPFDFVMTVGWAALIVLLIRTAASPALRARLAATGRMAFTNYLATSVVMTTIFYGYGLALFDSVPRAALYLFCFAMWAAMLLWSKPWLERFEYGPLEWLWRSLSRWQRQPMRRALAEGPALS; from the coding sequence ATGACCGACCGGTACGAAAGCCTCGACGCGATTCGCGGCGTTGCGGTGATGGGCATATTGGCAATGAACATCGTCGCCTTTGCGATGCCGATGAGCGCCTATTTCAACCCCGCCGCGGGCGGCGCGCCGGGCGGGGCGGACCTTGCCGCATGGGCGTTCAATTTCGTCTTCGTCGATTCGAAGATGCGCGGCCTGTTCTCGATGCTCTTCGGGGCGAGCACGCTGCTGGTGATCGAGCGCGCCGAGGCGGCGGGCCGCAGCGCGGCGGCGACGCATTATGCGCGGATGCTGTGGCTCGGCCTCTTTGGCCTCGCGCATTTCTATTTCATCTGGTTCGGCGACATATTGTCGCTTTATGCCGTCTGCGGCCTGCTGCTCTTCCTGTTCCGCGGTCTGTCGGTGCGCGCGCTGCTTTGGTGGGCGGCGGGCTTCCTGCTGGTCGCGATGGCGCTGATGGGATCGATGTGGCTGTCGATGACGCTGCTCGAAGCGGGGCAATTGCCCGGCACTGCGGCCGCCGAGGCGCGGGAACAGATGGCGCAATTCAACGCGATGATGGGTCCGGACTCGCCCGACTATGCCAGGGATGTCGCCCATTATCTGGGAAGCTACGGCGCGATCGCGGGGATGCGGTTCGGCGCGGGTGCGCTCGAACCGCTGACACAGGTGATGCTGTTCCTTTGGGAAAGCATGGCGCTGATGCTGATCGGCATGGCGCTGTTCAGGGCGCGGATGCTGACGGGCGAATGGGTCGCCGCGCGCTATCGCAAATGGGCGATCGCGGCCTTCCTGTTATCCGCGCCGCCGCTCGCGCTGCTGGCCTGGCATAGCGCAGCCACGGGTTTCGGTACCGTCACGGTGTTCGGTGCGGCACTCGTCTGGTCGACCCCGTTCGATTTCGTGATGACGGTCGGCTGGGCCGCGCTCATCGTGCTGCTCATCAGGACCGCGGCATCGCCTGCGCTGCGCGCCCGGCTTGCGGCCACCGGACGCATGGCCTTCACCAACTATCTCGCGACGTCGGTGGTGATGACGACGATCTTCTACGGCTATGGGCTGGCGCTGTTCGACAGCGTGCCGCGCGCGGCGCTCTACCTCTTCTGCTTCGCCATGTGGGCGGCGATGCTGCTGTGGTCGAAGCCCTGGCTTGAGCGTTTCGAATATGGCCCGCTCGAATGGCTTTGGCGCAGCCTGTCGCGCTGGCAGCGACAACCGATGCGGCGTGCGCTGGCCGAAGGTCCAGCGCTTAGCTGA
- a CDS encoding Hpt domain-containing protein → MDEILVDWSEFRATRTQLGAAFVRILGYFREDGIKSVAAIEEAMRARSAGGLVMPAHTLKSEARQFGAERLGALAEDIEMFARHCVEAQVSPEEYLPRVVELRPLFEETLTALEREANPLVQRRPTFGRAVS, encoded by the coding sequence TTGGACGAGATCCTGGTCGATTGGAGTGAATTTCGCGCGACTCGCACCCAGTTGGGGGCGGCATTCGTGCGGATTCTGGGCTATTTTCGCGAGGACGGCATCAAGTCGGTCGCCGCGATCGAAGAGGCGATGCGCGCGCGCAGCGCCGGCGGCCTCGTCATGCCTGCCCATACGCTCAAGAGCGAGGCGCGCCAGTTCGGCGCCGAACGGCTCGGCGCGCTGGCCGAAGATATCGAAATGTTCGCGCGCCACTGCGTCGAGGCGCAGGTCAGCCCGGAAGAATATCTGCCGCGCGTCGTCGAACTGCGCCCGCTGTTCGAGGAAACGCTGACCGCGCTCGAACGCGAAGCGAACCCGCTCGTCCAGCGCCGCCCGACTTTCGGCCGCGCCGTCAGCTAA
- a CDS encoding sulfurtransferase TusA family protein — protein MTNDAAGTSAALTVDARGMRCPWPALRLARAMRAAQDVVLIADDPNAAREVAALAAEQGWRIDDAGSMSDAARWRVRRD, from the coding sequence ATGACGAATGACGCTGCGGGCACTTCGGCGGCGCTGACCGTCGATGCGCGCGGCATGCGCTGCCCCTGGCCGGCGTTGCGGCTCGCCCGCGCGATGCGCGCCGCCCAGGATGTCGTGCTGATCGCCGACGACCCCAACGCCGCGCGCGAAGTTGCGGCACTTGCCGCCGAACAGGGCTGGCGGATCGATGACGCCGGGTCGATGAGCGACGCCGCGCGTTGGCGCGTCCGGCGCGACTGA
- the der gene encoding ribosome biogenesis GTPase Der, whose amino-acid sequence MARSATIAIVGRPNVGKSTLFNRLVGKRLALVDDQPGVTRDRREGDGKLLGLEFLIVDTAGFEDQDAATLPGRMRVQTEKAVREADAALFMIDARAGVTPLDEEIARWLRSEDTPIILCANKAEGKQGEAGLMEAYSLGFESPIALSAEHGEGLVDLFDALRPIVEPFMDADEEAVGEDADEDAPLGPLKLAIVGRPNAGKSTLINRMIGEDRLITGPEAGITRDSIRVDWQWEKDGEVHPIQLFDTAGMRKRAKVQDKLEKLSVADALHAVDFAEVVVLLLDATKGLEAQDLRIADRVLEEGRALIIALNKWDVAEDPSSLFNGVRAALDDGLSQIKGVPLLSISGATGKGIDTLVRVAFEQRAIWTNRVSTAKLNRWFERAVDANPPPAPGGKRIKLRYMTQARTRPPTFIIFGSRTDSLPASYQRYLVNGMRKELGFQGVPIRINFRNTRNPYDE is encoded by the coding sequence ATGGCGCGATCCGCGACGATCGCCATTGTCGGCCGACCCAATGTCGGCAAATCGACGCTGTTCAACCGGCTGGTCGGCAAGCGCTTGGCGCTGGTCGACGACCAGCCAGGCGTGACGCGCGACCGGCGCGAGGGCGATGGCAAGCTGCTCGGCCTGGAATTTCTGATCGTCGATACCGCGGGGTTCGAGGATCAAGACGCGGCCACGCTGCCTGGCCGGATGCGCGTGCAAACCGAAAAGGCGGTGCGCGAAGCCGATGCGGCGCTGTTCATGATCGACGCGCGCGCGGGCGTGACCCCGCTTGACGAAGAAATTGCGCGCTGGCTGCGCAGCGAAGACACGCCGATCATCCTGTGCGCCAACAAGGCCGAAGGCAAGCAGGGCGAGGCGGGGCTGATGGAGGCCTATTCGCTCGGCTTCGAATCGCCGATTGCGCTCAGTGCCGAACATGGCGAGGGACTGGTCGATCTGTTCGACGCGCTGCGCCCGATCGTCGAACCCTTCATGGACGCCGACGAAGAGGCGGTCGGCGAAGATGCGGACGAGGATGCGCCGCTCGGCCCGCTCAAGCTCGCGATCGTCGGGCGGCCCAATGCGGGCAAATCGACGCTCATCAACCGGATGATCGGTGAAGACCGACTGATTACCGGACCCGAGGCCGGGATCACGCGCGATTCTATCCGCGTCGACTGGCAATGGGAAAAGGATGGCGAGGTCCATCCGATCCAGCTTTTCGACACCGCGGGGATGCGCAAGCGGGCGAAGGTTCAGGACAAGCTGGAAAAGCTGTCGGTAGCCGACGCGCTGCACGCGGTCGATTTCGCCGAGGTCGTCGTGCTGCTTCTTGACGCCACAAAGGGGCTGGAGGCGCAGGATCTGCGCATCGCCGACCGCGTGCTGGAGGAAGGGCGTGCGCTGATCATCGCGCTCAACAAATGGGACGTCGCCGAAGACCCGTCGTCGCTGTTCAACGGCGTCCGTGCGGCGCTCGACGACGGGCTCAGCCAGATCAAGGGCGTGCCGCTGCTCAGCATTTCGGGCGCAACGGGGAAGGGGATCGACACGCTGGTCCGCGTCGCCTTTGAACAGCGCGCGATCTGGACCAACCGTGTCTCGACCGCGAAGCTCAACCGCTGGTTCGAACGCGCGGTAGACGCCAATCCGCCGCCGGCGCCGGGCGGCAAGCGGATCAAGCTGCGCTACATGACGCAGGCGCGTACGCGTCCGCCGACCTTCATCATCTTCGGAAGCCGGACCGATTCCCTGCCCGCAAGCTACCAGCGCTATCTGGTCAACGGGATGCGCAAGGAACTGGGGTTCCAAGGCGTGCCGATCCGCATCAATTTCCGCAACACGCGCAACCCCTATGACGAATGA
- a CDS encoding outer membrane protein assembly factor BamB family protein, which yields MRKRQYVICAMMLALPLAGCGAFKGKGGPRTPTVGERVSILSNDNSIKVDPTTAEIAVVLPDPVLNADWAQSGGNASKSMGHPALGAARTKAWEASIAGSTKKQRLAAAPVISNNRLFAVDTDAVVSAFAADTGAKLWSVSIGSTGKDFENSLFGGGASVDGNVVYATSGVGDVAALNAEDGKLLWKVKPAGPLRGAPTVAFGGVYVITQDNQIFALNAGDGAVQWQATASLEPGSVFGAASPAAGQGTIVAGFSSGEVQAYRYENGRDLWEDALARTSMALSVSTLTDVDADPVIDRGRVFALGQGGRMASYDLLTGQRIWEISIAGISTPYVVGEWVYAMTDDGKLLCVARGSGKVRWIQQLARYRVETEKKKKDPIRWTGPILAGGRLIAVNSEGQLVEFSPTDGSTLATTEFKSPLSQPPVVANNRLYILADDGTITAWQ from the coding sequence ATGCGGAAACGCCAATATGTGATTTGCGCCATGATGCTCGCGCTGCCGCTTGCGGGCTGCGGCGCGTTCAAGGGCAAGGGCGGCCCGCGCACCCCGACGGTCGGCGAGCGCGTTTCGATTCTGTCGAACGACAACAGCATCAAGGTCGATCCGACAACCGCCGAGATTGCGGTGGTGTTGCCCGATCCGGTGCTCAACGCCGATTGGGCACAATCGGGCGGCAATGCGTCCAAGTCGATGGGGCATCCAGCGCTCGGCGCCGCGCGTACCAAGGCGTGGGAAGCGTCGATCGCGGGCAGCACCAAGAAACAGCGGCTCGCCGCGGCCCCGGTAATTTCGAACAACCGGCTGTTCGCCGTCGATACCGATGCCGTCGTGTCGGCCTTCGCCGCCGATACCGGCGCGAAGCTGTGGAGCGTGTCGATCGGCAGCACGGGCAAGGATTTCGAAAACTCGCTGTTCGGCGGCGGCGCGTCGGTCGACGGCAATGTCGTCTATGCGACGAGCGGCGTCGGCGACGTCGCCGCGCTGAACGCCGAGGATGGCAAGCTGTTGTGGAAGGTCAAACCCGCGGGGCCGCTGCGCGGCGCGCCGACGGTTGCCTTCGGCGGCGTCTATGTGATCACGCAGGACAACCAGATTTTCGCGCTCAATGCCGGCGACGGCGCGGTGCAGTGGCAGGCCACCGCGTCGCTCGAGCCCGGCAGCGTGTTCGGCGCGGCATCGCCCGCGGCCGGGCAGGGAACGATCGTCGCCGGCTTTTCGTCGGGTGAGGTTCAGGCCTATCGTTACGAAAACGGCCGCGACCTGTGGGAAGACGCGCTCGCGCGCACCTCGATGGCGCTGTCGGTTTCGACGCTGACCGACGTCGATGCCGACCCGGTGATCGACCGCGGCCGCGTTTTCGCGCTCGGCCAGGGCGGCCGTATGGCGAGCTATGACCTGCTCACCGGGCAGCGCATCTGGGAAATCTCGATCGCCGGTATCTCGACGCCCTATGTCGTCGGCGAGTGGGTCTATGCGATGACCGACGACGGCAAGCTGCTGTGCGTCGCGCGCGGTTCGGGCAAGGTCCGCTGGATCCAGCAGCTCGCGCGCTATCGCGTCGAAACCGAAAAGAAGAAAAAAGATCCGATCCGCTGGACCGGCCCGATTCTGGCCGGCGGACGCCTGATCGCGGTGAACAGCGAGGGACAGCTCGTCGAATTTTCGCCGACCGACGGTTCGACGCTCGCGACCACCGAGTTCAAGTCGCCCTTGTCGCAGCCACCCGTGGTTGCGAACAACCGGCTCTATATCCTGGCGGACGACGGCACGATCACCGCCTGGCAATAA